From a single Triplophysa rosa linkage group LG1, Trosa_1v2, whole genome shotgun sequence genomic region:
- the zfta gene encoding zinc finger translocation-associated protein isoform X1, with amino-acid sequence MEENESTESVYKAEQTECRSLVIKAEKREATSQRENLEDLQAGTSYWCVSESADSPLLLSPVPGPSIKEPPPVKPTPGRDHRRYYHEYWRSEYLMDFDWQRHGMICMVCGSSLATLKLSTIKRHIRQKHPYSLLWSESDKEVIRSGWESHLSLENRQRSICSNPDNAPESEELLDVEMHPAGNPGRAVTPASPSQSGFSRVTPSPPASSVQELPGPTTEVLERYLNDSLHAWFRQELLMEYQAEAGRLVCMVCSSLLPSLQLDHIKSHVLNLHPNSLLFSAEEKHSILQTWAKTHESDFLQDVKLEQHTENIDGSAQFFPLDVDHPQKNLGSYSRVDENPLDSDQRAQSQRLPIKRRLKYGSPWRLRLDYLVAYGPPDNPHCYCMVCSEHVPVPRVSNFRKHIQACHPETSGLSRNERDAVIRAWTKKENIDSAMPKEDDLHSGTVTVNTVINAQDSPVKITEQGGIKMEENESTNITPSTQTTGRNRHYPGKDQRRNYQARWRIDFLMDYDCRRHGLICMVCGAMLATLKVSTIKRHVLQLHPHSLEYSPEEKQLVLLSYNQISLHFHSDDCFLGSNHSHKENANVNSVLTLNQGT; translated from the exons ATGGAGGAAAATGAGTCCACAGAGTCCGTGTACAAAGCTGAGCAGACAGAATGTCGCTCTTTAGTAATAAAAGCGGAGAAGAGGGAGGCGACATCGCAGCGGGAAAACTTGGAAGACCTCCAAGCTG GAACCAGCTACTGGTGTGTCTCAGAGAGTGCAGATTCTCCTTTGCTTCTGTCTCCTGTCCCAGGGCCATCGATAAAGGAACCCCCTCCAGTAAAACCCACTCCTGGACGAGACCACCGGCGCTATTACCATGAGTACTGGCGCAGCGAGTACCTCATGGACTTTGACTGGCAAAGACATGGGATGATATGCATGGTGTGCGGCAGCTCTTTGGCAACCCTGAAGTTAAGCACCATCAAGAGACACATCAGACAGAAGCACCCTTACTCTCTGCTTTGGAGCGAGTCAGATAAAGAGGTGATCAGATCGGGGTGGGAGAGTCACTTGAGTCTGGAGAACAGACAGAGGTCAATATGCTCTAATCCAGACAATGCCCCAGAGTCAGAGGAGTTGTTGGATGTTGAGATGCACCCTGCag GCAATCCTGGAAGAGCTGTCACTCCAGCTTCTCCATCCCAGTCTGGGTTTAGCAGGGTCACACCCTCTCCACCTGCCTCCTCTGTCCAGGAACTCCCAGGCCCCACAACTGAGGTGTTGGAGCGCTACCTGAATGACTCGTTGCATGCCTGGTTCCGTCAGGAGTTACTGATGGAATACCAGGCAGAGGCGGGTCGCCTGGTATGCATGGTATGCAGCTCCCTGTTGCCTTCACTCCAACTGGATCACATTAAGAGTCATGTGCTGAATCTGCATCCAAATTCTCTGTTGTTTAGCGCAGAGGAAAAGCACTCCATCCTGCAGACCTGGGCCAAGACACACG AATCAGATTTTTTACAAGATGTCAAATTGGAGCAACATACTGAAAACATAGATGGCTCAGCCCAGTTTTTTCCTCTGGACGTGGATCACCCCCAGAAAAACTTAGGGAGTTACTCACGAGTAGATGAGAATCCATTAGATTCTGACCAGAGAGCTCAGTCTCAACGCTTACCCATAAAAAGAAGACTGAAATACGGCAGTCCTTGGCGTCTCCGTCTGGATTATTTAGTGGCGTATGGTCCTCCGGATAATCCACACTGCTACTGTATGGTGTGTTCTGAGCACGTGCCTGTGCCAAGGGTCAGCAACTTCCGTAAGCACATTCAGGCGTGCCATCCAGAAACAAGTGGCCTTAGTCGGAATGAGAGAGATGCTGTGATCAGGGCCTGGACGAAGAAGGAGAATATCGATTCCGCTATGCCGAAGGAGGATG accTGCACAGTGGAACTGTTACTGTGAACACAGTTATTAATGCACAAGATTCACCTGTGAAAATCACAGAGCAAGGAGGCATCAAAATGGAAGAAAATGAGAGCACAAATATTACACCCTCAACACAGACAACAGGGCGGAACAGGCATTATCCAGGTAAGGACCAGCGGCGCAATTATCAGGCACGCTGGCGGATCGATTTCCTAATGGACTATGACTGCAGGAGGCATGGATTGATCTGCATGGTGTGTGGTGCTATGCTCGCTACACTTAAAGTCAGCACGATCAAAAGACATGTGCTACAGCTGCATCCTCACTCGCTGGAATACAGCCCAGAAGAAAAGCAGCTTGTCCTGCTTAGCTACAACCAGATCTCCCTGCATTTTCATTCTGACGACTGTTTTTTGGGATCAAACCACAGTCATAAAGAAAATGCTAATGTTAATTCAGTACTGACTTTGAATCAGGGGACTTAA
- the zfta gene encoding zinc finger translocation-associated protein isoform X2, translated as MEENESTESVYKAEQTECRSLVIKAEKREATSQRENLEDLQAGPSIKEPPPVKPTPGRDHRRYYHEYWRSEYLMDFDWQRHGMICMVCGSSLATLKLSTIKRHIRQKHPYSLLWSESDKEVIRSGWESHLSLENRQRSICSNPDNAPESEELLDVEMHPAGNPGRAVTPASPSQSGFSRVTPSPPASSVQELPGPTTEVLERYLNDSLHAWFRQELLMEYQAEAGRLVCMVCSSLLPSLQLDHIKSHVLNLHPNSLLFSAEEKHSILQTWAKTHESDFLQDVKLEQHTENIDGSAQFFPLDVDHPQKNLGSYSRVDENPLDSDQRAQSQRLPIKRRLKYGSPWRLRLDYLVAYGPPDNPHCYCMVCSEHVPVPRVSNFRKHIQACHPETSGLSRNERDAVIRAWTKKENIDSAMPKEDDLHSGTVTVNTVINAQDSPVKITEQGGIKMEENESTNITPSTQTTGRNRHYPGKDQRRNYQARWRIDFLMDYDCRRHGLICMVCGAMLATLKVSTIKRHVLQLHPHSLEYSPEEKQLVLLSYNQISLHFHSDDCFLGSNHSHKENANVNSVLTLNQGT; from the exons ATGGAGGAAAATGAGTCCACAGAGTCCGTGTACAAAGCTGAGCAGACAGAATGTCGCTCTTTAGTAATAAAAGCGGAGAAGAGGGAGGCGACATCGCAGCGGGAAAACTTGGAAGACCTCCAAGCTG GGCCATCGATAAAGGAACCCCCTCCAGTAAAACCCACTCCTGGACGAGACCACCGGCGCTATTACCATGAGTACTGGCGCAGCGAGTACCTCATGGACTTTGACTGGCAAAGACATGGGATGATATGCATGGTGTGCGGCAGCTCTTTGGCAACCCTGAAGTTAAGCACCATCAAGAGACACATCAGACAGAAGCACCCTTACTCTCTGCTTTGGAGCGAGTCAGATAAAGAGGTGATCAGATCGGGGTGGGAGAGTCACTTGAGTCTGGAGAACAGACAGAGGTCAATATGCTCTAATCCAGACAATGCCCCAGAGTCAGAGGAGTTGTTGGATGTTGAGATGCACCCTGCag GCAATCCTGGAAGAGCTGTCACTCCAGCTTCTCCATCCCAGTCTGGGTTTAGCAGGGTCACACCCTCTCCACCTGCCTCCTCTGTCCAGGAACTCCCAGGCCCCACAACTGAGGTGTTGGAGCGCTACCTGAATGACTCGTTGCATGCCTGGTTCCGTCAGGAGTTACTGATGGAATACCAGGCAGAGGCGGGTCGCCTGGTATGCATGGTATGCAGCTCCCTGTTGCCTTCACTCCAACTGGATCACATTAAGAGTCATGTGCTGAATCTGCATCCAAATTCTCTGTTGTTTAGCGCAGAGGAAAAGCACTCCATCCTGCAGACCTGGGCCAAGACACACG AATCAGATTTTTTACAAGATGTCAAATTGGAGCAACATACTGAAAACATAGATGGCTCAGCCCAGTTTTTTCCTCTGGACGTGGATCACCCCCAGAAAAACTTAGGGAGTTACTCACGAGTAGATGAGAATCCATTAGATTCTGACCAGAGAGCTCAGTCTCAACGCTTACCCATAAAAAGAAGACTGAAATACGGCAGTCCTTGGCGTCTCCGTCTGGATTATTTAGTGGCGTATGGTCCTCCGGATAATCCACACTGCTACTGTATGGTGTGTTCTGAGCACGTGCCTGTGCCAAGGGTCAGCAACTTCCGTAAGCACATTCAGGCGTGCCATCCAGAAACAAGTGGCCTTAGTCGGAATGAGAGAGATGCTGTGATCAGGGCCTGGACGAAGAAGGAGAATATCGATTCCGCTATGCCGAAGGAGGATG accTGCACAGTGGAACTGTTACTGTGAACACAGTTATTAATGCACAAGATTCACCTGTGAAAATCACAGAGCAAGGAGGCATCAAAATGGAAGAAAATGAGAGCACAAATATTACACCCTCAACACAGACAACAGGGCGGAACAGGCATTATCCAGGTAAGGACCAGCGGCGCAATTATCAGGCACGCTGGCGGATCGATTTCCTAATGGACTATGACTGCAGGAGGCATGGATTGATCTGCATGGTGTGTGGTGCTATGCTCGCTACACTTAAAGTCAGCACGATCAAAAGACATGTGCTACAGCTGCATCCTCACTCGCTGGAATACAGCCCAGAAGAAAAGCAGCTTGTCCTGCTTAGCTACAACCAGATCTCCCTGCATTTTCATTCTGACGACTGTTTTTTGGGATCAAACCACAGTCATAAAGAAAATGCTAATGTTAATTCAGTACTGACTTTGAATCAGGGGACTTAA